A stretch of DNA from Salvelinus fontinalis isolate EN_2023a chromosome 17, ASM2944872v1, whole genome shotgun sequence:
gtgtcacgatcgttgatggaatgaggagaccaaggtgcagcatggtaggTGTACATCTTTCTTTTATTAAGTGACaccgaaaaaagaaaaaaatagaaaaaaccaacgctacatgcagtgcagaaagcaactacacacaaacaagatctcACAAACCAAAGGTGGGAAaatggctgcctaagtatgacccccaatcagagacaacgatagacagctgcctctgattgggaaccatacccggccaacaaagaaatagaaaaactagaatgcccacccaaatcacaccttgacctaaccaaatagagaaataaaaaggctctctaaggtcagggcgtgacagcatggCCCCATGTCAAAAGGATCTGAACACAATTCCTGGTAGCTGAAAATTTCCCAGTTATtcaatgtcacccattgagcatgtttgggatgctctggatttacGTGTATGGCagcgttccagttcccgccaatatccagcaacttcgcacaacctttgaagaggagtgggacaacattccacaggccacaatcaacagcttgatcaactctacgcgaaggagatgtgtcgccctgcatgaggcaaatggtggtcaaagCAGATACTGACTGGATTTTTGATCCGTGAACCTACCTTTTTTGTACCTGTGACAATcagatgcatatttgtattcccaatcatgtgaaatccatagattagggcctaattaatgtatttcaattgactgagtaaaatcttagaaattgttgcaatttgatttttgttcagtataattgtgACATACATCTTTTGCATGTTGAGAGTAAGTAAGTGTGCCGCCCGAtcatggctggttgtgatacagcctgggattgaaatAGTGTCTAtactgacgcctctagcactgagatgcagtgccttagaccgctgagccactcagGAGCCTAATGTGGGCTACCTTTTGTGATTACATCCTGCCTTTGGTGTCTCCTGAAAATACAGAATAAGGGAGTCTTTAAAAGGATattcagaaaacaaaaatatTCAGCTAATTTGCAAGGCTGAAAGTAAAATTTTCATAAccagttatacacacagtcaAGGACCATTAGGCACTGTGTAAATTGCTGAGGAAAGTGTGACCACTGTCGTCATTCTACAAGAAAATTAATTTACTTGTACCTCAAAATCTGAATCACGAGCTGATGATGACTGTTGTTGATGCAATGCTTATTGACAAGTACAATGCTGGTGCACGCATGACCTCCAGTGGACTGTGCATGAATGACAGGCTGATTTTTCAATAGGCTGCACCTGCATAGACACCACGTGAGCTGTCCATTAATTAATGGCCACTTAAAAACAGGTTGTGACAGCTTGATGAGGCAGAAATTACAGATGAATAGACCACAACAGTGTTGACAGCATTATACATATAATCCCGGTTGCGCTGTATCTAAAGGTAGGTCTTATACATAAACAAACGTGGACCTTATTAGAACAATTTACTGTTTAAATCGTGACTTGTCACTTAAATTACTGTTGTATGCACAGTTTCTGAAATGAGTAACGATGTAACCAAGAAGAAGGGAAAGGCAGTCGGAGAGAAAAAGACTAAAAGAAAAGCCAAGAGGAGAGAGACTTATGCAGTGTATATCTATAAAGTTTTGAAGCAGGTAAGTGTCGGAAAATGTGCTTTCATGTATTTTTTGTTGCTTAGTCTCGTTTTAAAGACCTTAGTTTCGCCTATGAGCAATTAGGCTGGTGACGAGGTGACTTATTTTTTGTATATCTATCCTATCAATATGATATTTTAACCCCGCAGTTTGAGGCACCGCTGCCTCATTCTAAGTAACATCAGTCCAATCCGTTAGTTTAAAATAGACatgtttttgcatgggctgcgtctcaatccacaaCTTTGTCACCCTTCTACAACTGTggtggaaagtggcagagctacagcgctgtttctcagaccaggagacatcccgaaaatctgtcttctcacaCATGTTGAGCTGCTGGATGTTTGGGCCACAAACTAATATGAACACCGTATAGAAAGTGGAGACTCgtgaacatgatggtgttttgCTATAAAGTCAACCCATACAAATAATGGATGTTTGTGCCAACATAAGGTGTTAAATGTGTATCTTGAGTCCTCATAGATTATATGATACTTCAACCTTATTTATTTGATATATTTTTTGTGCTGTTATTGAGTTTCTGTAGTCTATTAGTAAAGGCCACTTTTTGGGGGGGGTACCAAAGTGGTCTTAGATTTTGACCTTTAAACATTTCAGTATGTCAgcttagacccccccccccccccaacagtgtAAACTTTAAAGAATTAAAGGCACTAACTACTTGCTCTAGTTCTTTTCAACTTGATGACATGTGTTCTTTGTCTCTAGGTCCATCCTGACACTGGCATCTCCAGCAGAGCAATGAGCATAATGAATTCCTTCGTCAACGACGTGTTTGAGCGCATTGCAACTGAGGCATCTCGTCTGACCCAGTACAACAAACGCTCAACCATCACCAGCCGAGAGGTACAGACCGCAGTCCGACTCT
This window harbors:
- the zgc:92591 gene encoding late histone H2B.L4; amino-acid sequence: MSNDVTKKKGKAVGEKKTKRKAKRRETYAVYIYKVLKQVHPDTGISSRAMSIMNSFVNDVFERIATEASRLTQYNKRSTITSREVQTAVRLLLPGELAKHAVSEGTKAVTKYTSSK